A stretch of the Thiomicrorhabdus xiamenensis genome encodes the following:
- a CDS encoding motility protein A has translation MSYSTLIGLLAGITIVLVAMSMGEGVSLGVFFNIPGMMIVVGGTAAATMIRYSLANSFSAIGMSFDVLKVNKEKTDLNELVDITEELIRLVRAKGTLAMEDYEVGNRFYQNGVRMLVDGYSAELVSQSLHEQTKLLTDKAETSAGVFRSIGEAAPAFGMIGTLVGLVQMLSNLDDPSSIGPAMAVAMLTTLYGAMIANLLALPIADKIESWAKNETYRQAMIIEAVGSIARGHNPAVMRDLLEPYLQGTVNPKAKDESGE, from the coding sequence ATGAGTTACTCCACTCTGATTGGTCTATTGGCCGGGATTACCATCGTTCTTGTTGCCATGTCCATGGGGGAAGGTGTTTCACTTGGCGTCTTTTTTAATATTCCCGGCATGATGATTGTTGTCGGAGGTACGGCCGCTGCGACCATGATTCGTTATTCTTTGGCCAATTCTTTCAGCGCGATCGGAATGTCTTTTGACGTTCTTAAGGTGAATAAAGAGAAAACCGATCTCAACGAGCTGGTTGATATTACCGAAGAGTTGATACGCTTGGTTCGCGCCAAAGGGACTTTGGCGATGGAAGATTACGAGGTAGGTAATCGTTTTTATCAAAACGGTGTGCGTATGCTGGTTGACGGTTATTCAGCCGAGCTGGTTAGTCAGAGTCTGCACGAACAGACCAAGTTATTGACCGATAAAGCGGAAACCAGTGCCGGTGTTTTTCGATCCATCGGTGAGGCGGCGCCGGCTTTCGGCATGATCGGTACACTGGTCGGACTGGTACAGATGCTCTCTAATCTGGATGATCCTTCTTCGATTGGACCGGCTATGGCAGTGGCGATGCTGACCACCTTGTATGGTGCGATGATTGCCAATCTTCTGGCGTTGCCGATTGCCGATAAGATCGAGTCCTGGGCGAAAAACGAAACCTACCGTCAGGCCATGATTATCGAGGCGGTCGGTAGTATCGCCCGCGGCCATAATCCTGCGGTCATGCGCGATCTTCTGGAGCCGTACCTTCAGGGAACGGTTAATCCTAAAGCGAAGGATGAGTCGGGTGAGTAA
- a CDS encoding class 1 fructose-bisphosphatase: MKRLDQVLAADKVPAELELVINDVIVACKDIAYKLRQGELAGILGATEDENVQGETQKKLDVISNDLLKDMLVSNPFVRGIGSEEEDYTVAGSAEGKYLVTFDPLDGSSNIDVNLSVGTIFSILEAQDDRSGDQQEVFLQNGRKQVAAGYVLYGPSALLVMTTGNGVNIFTLDTTVGEFVLTKSGIQIPEDTAEFAINMSNQRFWEPEMKQYIDDCLKGEEGPLGKRYNMRWVASMVAEVHRILMRGGIFMYPWDNRDPSKAGKLRLMYEGNPMSMIVEQAGGASSTGRMDIMDVQPEGIHDRVPVVLGSKNEVAKVVGYHNK; the protein is encoded by the coding sequence ATGAAAAGACTTGATCAAGTATTGGCTGCGGACAAAGTTCCAGCGGAATTAGAACTGGTTATCAATGATGTAATTGTTGCGTGTAAAGATATCGCATACAAGCTACGTCAAGGTGAACTGGCTGGTATTCTAGGCGCAACCGAAGATGAAAACGTTCAAGGTGAAACACAAAAGAAACTAGACGTTATCTCTAACGATCTGCTTAAAGATATGCTTGTTTCCAACCCTTTCGTTCGCGGAATCGGTTCTGAAGAAGAAGACTACACTGTTGCAGGTTCTGCAGAAGGTAAATACCTGGTAACTTTCGATCCACTAGACGGTTCTTCAAACATCGACGTAAACCTTTCTGTTGGTACCATCTTCTCTATTCTTGAAGCACAAGACGATCGCTCAGGCGACCAGCAAGAAGTTTTCCTACAGAACGGTCGCAAGCAGGTTGCTGCCGGTTACGTTCTATACGGACCTTCTGCACTGCTTGTCATGACAACCGGTAACGGTGTTAACATCTTCACTCTAGATACGACTGTTGGTGAGTTCGTTCTTACCAAGTCAGGCATCCAGATCCCTGAAGACACTGCAGAATTCGCAATCAACATGTCTAACCAGCGTTTCTGGGAACCAGAAATGAAGCAGTACATCGATGACTGCCTTAAAGGTGAAGAAGGTCCTCTAGGCAAGCGCTACAACATGCGTTGGGTTGCTTCCATGGTTGCTGAAGTACACCGTATCCTTATGCGCGGCGGTATCTTCATGTACCCTTGGGATAACCGTGATCCGTCTAAAGCCGGTAAACTTCGTCTAATGTACGAAGGAAACCCTATGTCTATGATCGTTGAACAGGCCGGTGGTGCATCTTCAACAGGTCGTATGGACATCATGGACGTTCAGCCTGAAGGTATTCATGACCGCGTTCCAGTTGTTCTTGGTTCTAAGAACGAAGTGGCTAAGGTTGTTGGCTACCACAACAAATAA
- a CDS encoding OmpA/MotB family protein, with the protein MSNKKGGSPQWMATFADLMSLLMALFVLLFAMSSVDISKYEAIVKSFNETLGQGSELTPEQEAFFQSVQKEIEADPLVIEELKHKLALNEMVNREMMQLYKELSNRFAGSGEGAISVEYDEVSKEVKLVFPEQIAFDPGKAELKPRFMVLLRKLQSLHKSDLIVKVVGHTDSRPVVGGRFCSNWELSSARASSVITQLIRDGSIEPSQGMAVGVADTQPIDVRNTEEAFAKNRRVEVLVAKRNRPTLPVLGEDR; encoded by the coding sequence GTGAGTAATAAAAAAGGCGGCAGTCCGCAATGGATGGCGACTTTTGCCGACCTGATGTCGCTGTTGATGGCGTTGTTTGTCCTTCTGTTTGCCATGTCTTCGGTGGATATTTCGAAATACGAAGCGATCGTTAAATCCTTTAATGAGACCCTCGGGCAGGGGAGTGAGTTGACGCCGGAGCAGGAGGCTTTTTTCCAGTCGGTGCAGAAAGAGATTGAGGCCGACCCTCTGGTCATAGAGGAACTTAAGCATAAACTGGCTTTAAACGAGATGGTCAATCGGGAAATGATGCAGCTCTATAAAGAGCTCAGTAACCGTTTTGCCGGTTCTGGCGAAGGAGCGATTTCCGTTGAGTATGATGAAGTCAGTAAGGAAGTAAAGCTGGTCTTTCCGGAGCAGATTGCTTTTGACCCCGGGAAGGCCGAGCTTAAGCCGCGCTTTATGGTTCTGTTGCGCAAGCTGCAATCTCTGCATAAATCCGATCTGATCGTGAAAGTTGTCGGGCATACCGACAGTCGTCCGGTTGTCGGCGGTCGTTTCTGTTCTAACTGGGAGCTTTCCAGCGCACGTGCATCATCGGTCATTACGCAATTGATCCGTGACGGCAGTATTGAACCGTCTCAAGGTATGGCGGTCGGGGTGGCGGATACTCAGCCTATTGATGTGCGTAATACGGAAGAGGCGTTTGCAAAAAACCGACGCGTAGAGGTCTTGGTTGCGAAAAGAAATCGCCCGACTTTACCGGTTTTGGGTGAGGACAGGTGA
- the panD gene encoding aspartate 1-decarboxylase, giving the protein MQITLLKSKLHRVTTTHSELDYEGSCAIDGHLMKMANIREYEQIQIYNVNNGERFTTYAILAEEHSGIISVNGAAAHKASPGDLLIIATYATMSEKDADKFKPQMVYFDENNQVTRTSNAIPVQLAEKAS; this is encoded by the coding sequence ATGCAAATTACCTTACTTAAATCCAAACTGCATCGAGTTACCACAACACACTCCGAGTTGGACTACGAGGGATCATGCGCGATTGACGGCCATTTAATGAAGATGGCAAACATTCGTGAATACGAACAGATTCAGATATACAACGTCAACAATGGCGAGCGTTTTACTACCTACGCCATTCTTGCCGAAGAACACAGCGGTATCATTTCGGTCAACGGTGCAGCCGCACACAAAGCTTCACCGGGCGATCTGCTGATTATCGCAACCTATGCGACCATGAGCGAAAAAGACGCCGATAAATTCAAACCGCAGATGGTTTATTTTGACGAGAACAATCAAGTCACACGGACATCGAACGCCATTCCGGTACAACTGGCTGAAAAAGCAAGCTGA
- the ppc gene encoding phosphoenolpyruvate carboxylase, whose amino-acid sequence MAENRDKQLRARVKLLGNILGKVIENQVGKETYNAVEKLRKGYIQLQKEDDPNLRQELTTFIQSQTSEQLNLIIRAFNVYFSLVNLAEEEHQYHERQSQLRSDGPLWPGSVLNTIEEFKEQGLSGSQVQTLLSKLNYIPVFTAHPTESKRRSVMDNLRRIFLDISALNEAENYNNGYVIDTLHQQLESQIQVLWQTDEVRRQKPTVEDEIRNGIYYFRQSLFDAVPNVYRYMDRALAKHYPDDKIETPNFLTFGSWIGGDRDGNPFVTHDTTIHALLLQSRAVMYEYQKRVFDLSSKLTHSKHLCHISQEVVNRAAIVDTDLIKSVFNSRPERFRDEPYRRFLYLIHGKLKHNLEHIEAQLNGEPFDKSPFAYDSEDDFLNDLQIIFDSLCGHGDKNVAEAELLDLIRLVKTFGFYLMRLDIRQESTVHTEAVADLLQHLNIDYNALSEQERIDVLANHVASATVIDTQHLDLQDMTREVLEVFNVMRQMRQEISPKAFNNYVISMTHEASHIMEVLFLAHQAGLAGYNAGQAYCDIRISPLFETIVDLEHIVPVTKALFDNNTYKELLAASGNQQEIMLGYSDSAKDGGNLSSAWSLYQAQQQIMKLADANGIDCRLFHGRGGTLARGGGPTHHAILSQPTGTVRGSIKFTEQGEVLSYKYSNAETAMYELSLGVTGLMKASQNLVKPVTADNSKYLDIMQQLAKDGEACYRELTDHTDGFFTFFYEATPVTEIGLLNIGSRPSHRKKGNLSKSSIRAIPWIFGWAQARLTFPAWQGTGFAIDQWINQHGEEELKAMYKEWPFFRAQMSNIQMALSKTNLVIGKEYSKLGSDQEIAQNIYNQIATEHTRACKRILEISENEYLMADNPTIALSLKRRNPYLVPLNNIQIEILRRYKDESLSDEDRNIWLTPLLNSINAIAAGMRNTG is encoded by the coding sequence ATGGCAGAAAATCGTGACAAACAGCTACGAGCGCGAGTGAAGCTTCTTGGGAATATTCTTGGTAAAGTCATTGAGAATCAAGTCGGCAAGGAAACTTACAACGCGGTAGAAAAATTACGCAAAGGCTACATCCAGCTTCAAAAAGAAGACGATCCAAATCTTCGTCAAGAACTCACGACATTCATCCAATCTCAAACCTCAGAACAGCTCAATCTTATTATTCGTGCCTTCAATGTGTATTTCAGTTTGGTTAACCTGGCTGAAGAAGAGCATCAATACCATGAACGCCAAAGCCAGCTTAGATCCGACGGTCCTCTTTGGCCCGGCTCGGTACTGAACACCATTGAAGAATTCAAGGAACAAGGATTAAGCGGCAGCCAAGTACAAACACTGCTTAGCAAACTGAACTACATCCCGGTTTTCACTGCGCACCCGACAGAATCGAAACGTCGCTCCGTGATGGACAACCTGCGCCGCATCTTCCTTGATATCAGCGCACTTAACGAAGCGGAAAACTACAACAACGGCTACGTAATTGACACACTACATCAACAGCTTGAATCCCAGATTCAGGTACTTTGGCAGACCGACGAAGTTCGCCGCCAAAAGCCGACCGTAGAAGACGAAATCCGTAACGGTATCTACTATTTCCGTCAATCGCTGTTTGATGCGGTTCCGAACGTTTATCGTTATATGGACCGCGCTCTGGCCAAGCATTACCCGGACGACAAAATTGAAACGCCTAACTTCCTGACCTTCGGCTCATGGATCGGTGGTGACCGCGACGGTAACCCGTTCGTCACCCACGACACGACCATTCACGCCCTGCTGCTACAAAGCCGCGCGGTGATGTACGAATACCAGAAGCGCGTTTTTGATCTGAGCTCCAAACTGACTCATTCAAAACACCTGTGCCATATCTCGCAAGAGGTTGTTAACCGCGCCGCTATCGTCGATACGGACCTGATCAAATCGGTTTTCAATAGCCGTCCGGAACGTTTCAGAGACGAACCTTACCGTCGTTTCCTATATTTGATTCACGGCAAACTGAAACACAATCTGGAACATATCGAAGCGCAGCTTAACGGCGAACCTTTCGACAAGAGTCCTTTCGCTTATGACTCCGAAGACGACTTCCTGAACGACCTGCAGATCATCTTTGATTCACTGTGCGGTCACGGCGATAAAAATGTTGCCGAAGCCGAATTGCTTGACCTTATCCGTCTGGTAAAAACCTTCGGTTTCTATCTGATGCGCCTGGATATCCGTCAGGAATCTACGGTACATACCGAAGCGGTTGCCGATCTGCTGCAACACCTGAATATCGACTATAACGCCCTTAGCGAACAAGAACGAATTGACGTTCTGGCAAACCATGTCGCTTCGGCAACCGTAATCGATACCCAGCACCTTGATCTGCAGGACATGACCCGAGAAGTACTCGAAGTCTTCAATGTCATGCGCCAAATGCGCCAGGAAATCAGTCCGAAAGCGTTTAACAACTACGTTATCTCCATGACACATGAAGCAAGTCATATCATGGAAGTCTTGTTCCTGGCTCACCAGGCCGGACTTGCCGGTTATAACGCAGGTCAGGCCTATTGCGATATCCGCATCAGCCCGCTATTCGAGACCATTGTTGACCTTGAGCACATTGTTCCGGTCACTAAAGCGCTGTTCGATAACAACACCTATAAAGAGCTGCTGGCGGCATCCGGCAACCAGCAGGAAATCATGCTTGGTTATTCGGATTCGGCCAAAGACGGCGGAAACCTGTCTTCAGCTTGGAGCCTATACCAGGCACAGCAACAAATTATGAAACTGGCCGACGCCAACGGTATCGATTGCCGTCTATTCCACGGACGAGGCGGAACTCTGGCTCGTGGGGGCGGCCCGACGCACCACGCAATCCTGTCACAGCCGACAGGAACCGTACGCGGTTCGATTAAATTCACCGAACAAGGTGAAGTTCTATCGTACAAATACAGCAATGCTGAAACCGCTATGTACGAACTATCGCTGGGCGTAACGGGATTGATGAAAGCCAGTCAGAACCTGGTTAAACCGGTCACTGCGGACAACAGCAAGTATCTGGATATCATGCAGCAGCTAGCTAAAGATGGGGAAGCCTGCTACCGTGAACTGACCGATCATACCGACGGTTTCTTCACGTTCTTCTACGAGGCTACTCCGGTTACCGAAATCGGTCTTCTGAATATCGGTTCCCGCCCGTCACACCGTAAAAAAGGCAATCTGTCGAAATCTTCGATTCGCGCCATTCCTTGGATTTTCGGATGGGCTCAGGCTCGTCTGACCTTCCCGGCCTGGCAGGGAACCGGGTTTGCTATCGACCAATGGATCAACCAGCACGGCGAAGAAGAGCTCAAAGCCATGTATAAAGAGTGGCCTTTCTTCCGCGCTCAAATGAGCAATATCCAAATGGCTCTGTCAAAAACCAACCTGGTGATCGGTAAGGAATACAGCAAACTCGGCAGCGATCAGGAAATTGCGCAAAATATCTACAACCAGATCGCCACAGAGCATACACGTGCCTGTAAACGTATTCTGGAGATCAGCGAAAACGAATACCTGATGGCGGACAACCCGACCATCGCGCTTTCGTTGAAACGCCGCAATCCATATCTGGTGCCTCTGAACAATATCCAGATCGAGATTTTGCGTCGTTATAAAGACGAATCGCTAAGCGATGAAGATCGCAATATCTGGCTGACGCCGCTATTAAACAGCATCAATGCTATTGCGGCCGGTATGCGCAACACCGGTTAA
- a CDS encoding transglycosylase SLT domain-containing protein gives MAGIRLPTKRPLHRALLVFSVFCFSACGLTLSPSAASQEAILSDKTRTGDSINQRINSQFIGDLEEIRKRRILRVLVSYNRTNFFHTDKGPRGIEYELMAAYEKYLNRGPRKERFKTHLVFLTRPFNQLINALTLGEGDIVASGLTITPERKQLVDFTAPYIRNVNEILVSYKGAKPITRIEELAGEQIIVVANSSYIVQLQQINLALGGLGLESMEIIQANELLEAEDILEMVNAGLFHYTIVDSHIANIYSSAYKNIIVHDDFILRNGGEIAWAINKNLPKFKASLNDFIENYARQGRYLGNVLYRRYFENTAWIQHPLDFTALDRTPCLQYYFEKYAQFYDFDWYLIAAQAYKESKFDQKLVSRRGAYGVMQIKPSTANSKHVRIANIKTDMENNIHAGIRYLASLRDYYFDKPEYAPEDVINFSLAAYNAGPGRVRQLQRIAKRKGLDPYKWFYNVETIARNEIGLETVNYVTFIQKTKEALKLATQLEKEKRLLKQQHLNELNPENSNSPGPVDDDLRLDYSPFDETDDSGEEQEKNEGDEDITPAVSNQPAPAIEPKTPPR, from the coding sequence ATGGCAGGAATCCGCTTACCGACTAAAAGGCCTCTGCACAGAGCATTGCTTGTCTTCAGTGTATTCTGTTTCAGTGCCTGCGGCCTCACTCTCAGCCCGTCGGCAGCCTCGCAGGAAGCGATTCTGTCGGATAAGACTCGTACTGGCGATTCAATCAATCAACGCATCAACAGCCAGTTTATCGGCGATCTCGAAGAGATTCGCAAACGCCGGATACTGCGCGTTCTGGTCAGCTACAATCGAACCAACTTTTTCCATACCGATAAAGGCCCGCGCGGAATCGAATATGAATTGATGGCCGCTTATGAAAAATACCTCAACCGCGGACCGCGAAAAGAACGCTTCAAAACGCATCTGGTTTTTCTGACACGCCCTTTCAACCAACTGATTAATGCACTGACACTCGGCGAAGGCGACATTGTCGCATCCGGCTTAACCATTACGCCGGAACGTAAACAACTGGTCGACTTCACTGCCCCCTACATCAGAAACGTCAATGAAATTCTGGTTTCCTACAAGGGTGCAAAGCCGATAACCCGCATTGAAGAACTGGCCGGTGAACAGATCATTGTCGTTGCCAACAGCAGCTATATCGTGCAATTGCAACAGATCAATCTGGCGCTGGGCGGCCTCGGACTGGAAAGCATGGAAATCATTCAGGCCAACGAACTGCTCGAAGCCGAAGATATTCTGGAAATGGTCAATGCAGGTCTGTTCCATTACACGATTGTCGACAGCCATATTGCCAACATCTACAGCTCCGCCTACAAAAATATCATCGTGCATGACGACTTCATTCTGCGTAACGGCGGCGAAATCGCTTGGGCAATCAACAAAAACCTGCCTAAATTCAAAGCTTCGCTGAACGATTTCATTGAAAACTATGCCCGCCAGGGCCGCTATCTGGGCAATGTCCTGTATCGTCGATACTTCGAAAACACCGCCTGGATCCAGCACCCTTTGGATTTTACCGCACTGGATAGAACCCCTTGCCTGCAGTATTACTTTGAAAAATACGCCCAGTTTTACGATTTCGACTGGTACCTGATCGCCGCTCAAGCCTATAAAGAATCCAAATTCGACCAGAAACTGGTCAGCCGGCGCGGCGCTTACGGCGTCATGCAGATCAAGCCCAGTACCGCCAATTCCAAGCACGTACGCATCGCCAACATCAAAACTGACATGGAAAACAACATCCATGCAGGGATTCGCTACCTGGCCTCCCTGCGCGACTATTACTTCGATAAACCGGAATACGCTCCCGAAGATGTCATCAACTTCTCACTCGCCGCTTATAACGCCGGCCCAGGGCGAGTTCGCCAATTACAACGCATTGCCAAAAGAAAAGGACTTGACCCTTATAAGTGGTTCTACAATGTGGAAACCATCGCTCGTAACGAAATCGGACTGGAAACCGTCAACTACGTCACCTTCATTCAAAAGACTAAAGAAGCACTCAAACTGGCGACCCAGCTGGAAAAAGAGAAAAGGCTGTTAAAACAGCAACATCTGAATGAATTAAACCCGGAAAACAGCAATTCTCCGGGTCCTGTCGATGATGATTTGCGATTGGATTATTCGCCGTTCGACGAAACTGATGACTCCGGCGAGGAGCAGGAGAAGAATGAGGGCGATGAAGATATCACGCCCGCCGTGTCAAATCAGCCTGCACCAGCCATAGAACCTAAAACCCCACCCCGTTAG
- the thiI gene encoding tRNA uracil 4-sulfurtransferase ThiI, producing MKFIVKFFPEIMVKGAPVKKRMIMMLTDNLKRLLGRIEGESRVRRFHDKIEVYCDSEMHLAVRSLLQRTPGVQQFWEVEAFETGDDLDLIADKAVEFFADKIRGKRFVVRVKRAGNHAVNSNEIERYVGSRLFQLGESAGVDLKNADVTVKLDLHDKILNVVTGRFDGLGGFPMGGQGEVLSLMSGGFDSTVASYLTMKRGLKTHFIFFNLGGAAHEIGVKQVALYLWNKFGASHRVKFVSVPFDGVVDEIFRASHESYMGVMLKRLMIKAAEQVAHNMGIDALVTGESVAQVSSQTLRNLAIIDEASNKLVLRPLAVMDKPEIMAIADKIGTREFAESMPEYCGVISRNPVTSGSFERAKREESHFDLAVLDKAVEDAQYLNVDQIIEDVNQTQAVEVLNEVGDAVLIDIRRDEERKARPLGLEHITMPFNVLGREFKSLDQDKQYLLYCDKGVMSQLHAQYLRDEGFDNVRVYRPQS from the coding sequence ATGAAATTTATTGTTAAGTTTTTCCCGGAAATTATGGTCAAGGGCGCGCCGGTTAAAAAGCGTATGATTATGATGTTGACCGATAATTTAAAGCGTTTGCTGGGACGCATTGAAGGCGAAAGTCGGGTACGCCGTTTTCACGATAAGATCGAGGTGTATTGCGATAGTGAAATGCATCTGGCGGTACGCAGTCTGCTGCAACGTACACCGGGGGTTCAGCAGTTTTGGGAAGTTGAAGCTTTTGAAACCGGCGACGACCTGGATTTAATCGCCGATAAGGCGGTTGAGTTTTTTGCCGATAAAATTCGCGGTAAGCGTTTTGTGGTTCGCGTAAAGCGTGCCGGTAACCATGCGGTTAACTCGAATGAGATCGAGCGTTATGTAGGTAGTCGCCTGTTTCAGCTTGGTGAGAGTGCCGGTGTCGATCTGAAAAATGCCGATGTCACGGTGAAGCTTGATCTGCACGATAAAATTCTAAATGTGGTAACCGGTCGTTTTGACGGACTTGGCGGTTTTCCAATGGGGGGGCAAGGTGAAGTTCTTTCACTGATGTCCGGCGGTTTTGATTCCACCGTTGCCAGCTACTTAACCATGAAGCGCGGTCTTAAGACGCACTTTATCTTCTTTAATCTTGGCGGTGCTGCGCACGAAATCGGTGTAAAGCAAGTGGCGCTTTATCTGTGGAATAAATTTGGCGCATCGCATCGTGTGAAATTTGTTTCAGTGCCTTTTGACGGTGTCGTGGACGAGATTTTCCGTGCTTCGCATGAAAGTTATATGGGCGTGATGCTCAAGCGTCTGATGATCAAGGCTGCTGAACAGGTAGCGCACAATATGGGGATCGATGCGTTGGTTACCGGAGAAAGCGTCGCTCAAGTCAGTAGTCAGACGCTACGAAACTTGGCAATTATCGATGAAGCGAGCAATAAACTGGTACTGCGCCCTCTGGCGGTCATGGATAAACCGGAAATTATGGCTATTGCCGATAAGATCGGAACCCGTGAATTTGCCGAGTCGATGCCGGAGTATTGTGGAGTGATTTCTCGCAACCCGGTCACCAGCGGTTCATTCGAACGCGCCAAGCGCGAAGAGAGTCATTTCGATTTGGCGGTTTTGGATAAAGCGGTTGAGGATGCTCAGTATTTGAATGTCGATCAGATTATCGAAGATGTCAATCAGACGCAGGCGGTAGAAGTGTTGAATGAGGTCGGCGATGCGGTGCTGATTGATATTCGTCGTGACGAAGAGCGTAAGGCACGACCACTTGGGCTTGAACATATTACGATGCCGTTTAATGTGCTGGGGCGTGAGTTCAAGAGTCTGGATCAGGATAAACAGTATCTGTTGTATTGTGATAAAGGGGTGATGAGCCAGCTGCATGCACAGTATCTTCGGGATGAAGGGTTTGACAACGTGCGCGTCTACCGCCCACAGTCTTAA
- a CDS encoding dihydrolipoyl dehydrogenase codes for MRKVKYAIIGAGTSGLTALSYLKKRNEDFVMIQGGPYGTTCARVGCMPSKALIHTANHYHQRHHMAEIGIENAEQQEVDLVKVMQRVRALRDRFTGGVKSGSTDTLAPGQLIEGYAEFVAPNQLKVNDEVIEAERIIIANGSRPVVPTPWKELGDKLMTSDEIFELETLPKRIAVIGLGVIGLELGQALARLGIEVVGVEMLNTLGGLSVPEVVEEAVAEFSKEFPVHLGVAANLRLNPDNPEEVEVQIGEEKVYVDAVFASLGRRPNIDNLNLAAAGVELDGRGMPNFNLHTSQIEDKPIFIAGDVNGYRQILHEAGDEGRMAVLNAVSYPQISAYARKTSLGVAFTDPQIGLVGQRYTELDADKIEVVTFKLNCANGRAIVIGQDKGAISLFADKESKQLLGAELFLFEGEHMAHLLAWMIEQKLTVMDLLRMPFYHPVLEEALQSALRELAHKLYPQDTDWMEAELSALEG; via the coding sequence ATGCGAAAGGTGAAATACGCGATTATCGGCGCGGGAACTTCCGGTTTGACGGCACTCTCTTATTTAAAGAAGCGCAACGAAGATTTTGTCATGATTCAGGGCGGGCCTTACGGAACGACCTGTGCCCGCGTTGGTTGTATGCCTTCGAAAGCTCTGATTCATACGGCGAATCATTATCACCAGCGTCATCATATGGCGGAAATCGGCATTGAGAATGCCGAACAGCAGGAAGTCGATCTGGTTAAGGTCATGCAAAGAGTTCGTGCTTTGCGTGATCGTTTTACCGGTGGAGTGAAATCCGGCTCGACGGATACGCTTGCCCCTGGGCAGCTGATTGAAGGTTATGCAGAATTTGTGGCTCCGAATCAGCTCAAAGTGAATGACGAAGTGATTGAAGCGGAGCGCATTATTATCGCTAACGGTTCTCGTCCGGTTGTGCCTACTCCGTGGAAAGAGCTGGGTGATAAGCTTATGACCAGTGACGAGATTTTTGAGCTCGAAACGCTTCCAAAGCGTATTGCAGTAATTGGTCTTGGTGTTATCGGATTGGAGTTAGGGCAGGCTCTGGCTCGTTTAGGTATTGAGGTGGTCGGTGTCGAGATGCTCAATACCTTGGGTGGACTCAGTGTACCTGAGGTGGTAGAAGAGGCGGTTGCCGAGTTTTCCAAAGAGTTTCCGGTGCATTTGGGGGTTGCCGCGAATTTGCGTCTGAACCCGGATAATCCGGAGGAAGTCGAGGTACAGATCGGCGAGGAAAAAGTGTATGTCGATGCGGTTTTCGCGTCGCTTGGCCGTCGTCCGAATATCGACAACTTGAATCTGGCGGCTGCGGGTGTCGAGTTGGATGGGCGTGGTATGCCGAACTTTAACCTGCATACTTCGCAGATCGAGGACAAGCCGATTTTTATTGCCGGAGATGTGAACGGTTACCGTCAGATTCTGCATGAAGCGGGAGATGAAGGGCGTATGGCAGTGCTTAATGCCGTCTCCTATCCGCAGATTTCGGCCTATGCGCGTAAAACCAGTTTAGGGGTCGCTTTTACCGATCCGCAAATCGGGCTGGTTGGCCAGCGTTACACGGAACTCGATGCGGATAAAATCGAGGTGGTAACCTTTAAATTGAACTGTGCTAACGGCCGAGCGATTGTTATTGGGCAAGATAAAGGTGCGATTTCGCTGTTTGCGGATAAGGAAAGCAAACAGTTGTTGGGTGCAGAGTTGTTTTTGTTTGAAGGTGAACATATGGCGCATCTTCTGGCGTGGATGATTGAGCAGAAGTTGACGGTTATGGATCTGTTGCGAATGCCTTTCTATCACCCGGTTTTGGAGGAGGCTCTGCAGTCGGCATTAAGAGAGTTGGCGCATAAACTTTATCCGCAAGACACTGATTGGATGGAGGCTGAGTTGTCTGCATTAGAAGGTTAA
- the ppa gene encoding inorganic diphosphatase — protein MGYAAVPAGKDVPNDVNVIIEIPAFAPPIKYEVDKDTDLVWVDRLQGSTLSYPANYGYINDTLSDDGDPVDVLVVTPHPLMIGSVIRCRPIGIFKMTDDGGEDAKVVAVPVDKLSPIYSNIEKVEDIPLLKEQIEHFFSHYKDLEPGKWVKVDGWGDVEAARQEILNGVETYNAKKA, from the coding sequence ATGGGTTATGCAGCAGTTCCTGCCGGTAAAGACGTCCCTAACGACGTTAACGTAATCATTGAAATCCCGGCTTTCGCTCCACCGATCAAATACGAAGTGGACAAAGATACCGATCTTGTCTGGGTTGACCGTCTTCAAGGCTCCACTCTTTCCTACCCGGCTAACTACGGTTACATCAACGACACCCTTTCCGATGACGGTGATCCGGTTGACGTTCTGGTTGTCACACCGCACCCGCTTATGATCGGTTCAGTTATCCGCTGTCGCCCGATCGGTATTTTCAAAATGACCGATGACGGTGGTGAAGATGCCAAAGTAGTCGCAGTACCAGTCGACAAACTTTCTCCGATCTACTCAAACATCGAAAAAGTCGAAGATATTCCGCTTCTTAAGGAGCAGATCGAACACTTCTTCAGCCACTATAAAGACCTGGAACCAGGAAAATGGGTTAAGGTTGACGGTTGGGGCGATGTTGAAGCTGCCCGCCAGGAAATCCTGAACGGAGTAGAAACTTACAACGCGAAAAAAGCGTAA